The following coding sequences lie in one Kamptonema formosum PCC 6407 genomic window:
- a CDS encoding OmpA family protein, with product MALSEENLADLNQQAGFVSEAKKARAQPATQLQPLVHLLTDLKILEQAEKSKLQPGQPAKDSAQAVFDNIICSAASPPTAETSIAPNNSNFDNLRSGIIKEESDPLENLLLQLEKLTEPIVLQQHIPREKAAVSDVVDVEKILSFLPISKESSTSAAPELEADFDRDLHSQELSNLEPSTNFSEDSVTSNANVVFIDDSVTKEQSKEDLIIPSEAAKVSQREDFVRPVTITKAMAKQSEYLDGEYLDVLVTAVTGLENLLEDSPEIPEKLISQEFTSQELITSPPSKNLDVLISSPEDLPRLLEEKQSLELEAETAPNAVENSEESLEAIEQLQNLIFGSKISELDDVKTLLAESDLPGVRHLMKMIEHKLGNLEHQIYDPQELIALLLPWIGEILSLKISESREEIIKVMVPIIDEVIKAKTQQDKQAMSAAIADLLPEAISQQIKNSPQEMANAIAPEIAIAIREQIRLDQESIAEALAPEMGKAIKAQIELERDAMVDALYPVIGNTIAKYLGEAIKTINEKVANAFSIEGVQRKIKAQMQGVSEAELILKEAVPFSVQAVFLIHKASGLVIAEVQPANKQQLESDMVAGMLTAIRSFVNDCIAQSGEVSELNEIEYGDSKIILEVAGYCYLAVVIKGEQPQDFVNKMRETLSTIIMKYGRPIEFYDGDPDKIPEQVHTLIERIFKQVSKEKESKPPTALLAISLVVSSLFLVPWGMYEYRQRIERRVEANTATALSFAPDLAVYRLRVDVEKNTLKLTGNLPNQGLRAKAEKIAQATAPNLKVDNKIIAIDVPPDPASVAAEVKRVTAVLNQIEGVSISSRYGERKVTVEGTVMQMTDAQKIAQSMKQVPGVQSVISTVKLNPLKITTRIYFNVGSATLNSEYGEVIGNIKEFLKQYPQKHLKIIGHSDRKGNLAINQQLARKRAEAVRVALVQQGVDPRRLQVVASLNPPADVESSQPLLLSRCVIFEPITQRAKTK from the coding sequence ATGGCTTTATCGGAAGAAAATCTAGCTGACCTAAATCAGCAAGCAGGTTTTGTTTCTGAAGCAAAAAAGGCTCGTGCTCAACCCGCAACTCAGCTTCAACCCTTGGTGCATCTACTGACCGATCTGAAAATTTTAGAGCAGGCTGAAAAATCTAAACTTCAGCCTGGTCAACCCGCCAAGGATTCAGCTCAAGCTGTCTTTGATAATATTATTTGCTCAGCAGCTAGTCCCCCAACAGCAGAGACTTCAATCGCACCAAATAATAGTAACTTTGACAACTTGAGATCGGGAATTATCAAGGAGGAGTCCGATCCTTTAGAAAATTTGCTATTGCAGCTCGAAAAACTCACAGAACCGATCGTTTTACAGCAGCATATTCCTAGAGAAAAAGCTGCTGTATCTGATGTGGTTGATGTGGAGAAAATTCTGTCTTTTTTGCCCATCAGCAAAGAAAGTTCGACCAGCGCCGCACCTGAATTAGAGGCGGACTTTGACAGGGATTTACACAGCCAAGAACTGTCTAACCTAGAGCCATCAACAAACTTTAGTGAGGACAGCGTTACGAGTAACGCTAACGTAGTTTTTATAGATGATTCAGTTACCAAGGAGCAAAGTAAAGAAGATCTAATCATTCCTTCTGAGGCGGCTAAAGTTTCGCAGAGGGAGGATTTTGTGCGGCCAGTTACCATCACCAAAGCGATGGCAAAACAAAGCGAATATTTAGATGGTGAATATTTAGATGTTTTGGTGACGGCTGTTACAGGGTTAGAAAACTTACTAGAGGATAGTCCTGAGATCCCCGAAAAATTAATTTCTCAAGAATTCACATCCCAAGAATTAATAACATCACCACCATCGAAGAATTTAGATGTTTTAATCAGTTCACCTGAAGACTTGCCAAGACTGTTAGAAGAAAAACAGTCCCTCGAATTGGAAGCAGAAACAGCTCCGAATGCTGTAGAAAATTCAGAGGAATCATTGGAAGCTATAGAACAGTTACAGAACCTAATTTTCGGCTCAAAAATATCGGAATTAGACGATGTAAAAACTCTGCTAGCAGAAAGTGATTTGCCTGGGGTACGGCATTTGATGAAAATGATTGAACACAAACTGGGAAATCTCGAACATCAAATTTACGATCCTCAAGAATTAATTGCTCTGTTATTGCCTTGGATTGGTGAAATTCTGAGTCTAAAAATATCAGAGTCAAGGGAAGAAATTATCAAGGTAATGGTGCCGATCATTGATGAGGTGATCAAGGCAAAAACTCAGCAAGATAAACAGGCAATGAGTGCTGCTATTGCGGATTTGCTACCAGAGGCGATTTCGCAACAGATCAAGAATTCTCCGCAAGAAATGGCGAACGCGATCGCGCCAGAAATAGCAATAGCAATTAGAGAGCAAATTCGCCTCGATCAAGAATCAATTGCTGAAGCTCTAGCGCCAGAAATGGGCAAAGCTATTAAAGCCCAAATTGAACTAGAGCGAGACGCAATGGTAGATGCTCTCTACCCTGTAATTGGTAATACTATTGCTAAATATCTAGGGGAAGCTATTAAAACCATCAATGAAAAGGTGGCAAATGCCTTTAGCATAGAAGGAGTTCAACGCAAAATTAAAGCTCAAATGCAGGGAGTATCTGAAGCAGAATTAATTCTGAAAGAAGCGGTTCCCTTTTCGGTTCAAGCTGTATTTTTAATTCACAAAGCTTCGGGGTTAGTGATTGCAGAAGTGCAGCCAGCAAACAAGCAACAGCTAGAATCGGATATGGTGGCGGGGATGCTGACAGCTATTCGCAGCTTTGTTAATGATTGTATTGCCCAGTCGGGAGAAGTTTCTGAACTCAACGAGATTGAGTACGGCGATTCTAAGATTATTCTTGAAGTTGCAGGCTACTGTTACTTAGCGGTGGTGATTAAAGGAGAACAACCCCAAGATTTTGTCAACAAAATGCGGGAAACTCTCAGTACCATTATTATGAAGTATGGTAGACCGATAGAGTTTTATGACGGCGATCCCGATAAAATTCCAGAGCAAGTTCACACACTGATTGAAAGAATTTTTAAGCAAGTTTCAAAGGAGAAAGAGTCTAAACCGCCAACAGCTCTTTTAGCCATTTCCTTAGTTGTTTCGTCCCTATTTTTAGTGCCTTGGGGAATGTATGAATATCGCCAGAGAATTGAGCGCCGAGTAGAAGCAAATACAGCCACAGCTTTAAGTTTTGCTCCCGATTTAGCCGTATATCGCCTGAGAGTAGATGTTGAAAAAAATACCCTAAAACTCACAGGAAATTTACCAAATCAAGGGTTACGCGCTAAAGCCGAAAAAATTGCTCAAGCAACTGCACCAAACCTGAAGGTAGATAATAAAATTATCGCCATTGATGTACCTCCCGATCCCGCCTCAGTAGCGGCGGAAGTCAAGCGAGTAACTGCTGTCTTAAATCAGATAGAAGGGGTGTCTATTTCTAGCCGATATGGAGAGCGCAAAGTTACAGTGGAAGGAACAGTAATGCAAATGACAGATGCTCAGAAAATCGCCCAATCTATGAAGCAAGTTCCAGGGGTACAGTCTGTAATTAGCACTGTGAAATTAAATCCGCTGAAAATTACAACGCGCATTTACTTTAATGTGGGTTCGGCAACATTAAACTCAGAATACGGAGAAGTAATTGGGAATATTAAAGAGTTTTTGAAGCAATACCCTCAGAAACATCTTAAAATAATCGGTCATAGCGATCGCAAAGGCAATCTTGCTATCAATCAACAGTTAGCTCGGAAGCGAGCTGAAGCTGTACGAGTTGCCCTAGTGCAGCAAGGTGTCGATCCTAGACGGTTGCAAGTTGTAGCGAGTTTAAACCCTCCTGCTGATGTAGAGTCCAGTCAACCCCTATTGTTAAGTAGATGTGTAATCTTTGAGCCAATAACTCAGAGAGCGAAAACCAAGTAA
- a CDS encoding Rab family GTPase, with protein MSTISKKMCMVGDFGVGKTSLIRRFVDRQFSDQYLSTVGVKISRKNIELLGVKQQAKQDVQLLIWDLEGHTKFKAIAPSYLQGSSGALVVADVSRPETIERLIEHIQLFTSVNPKAAIVIALNKLDLVDEEKLAKMVEIAEATAPERVLATYTTSAKTGKDVDDIFHKLAYKMVEPA; from the coding sequence ATGTCAACAATCTCAAAAAAAATGTGCATGGTGGGTGACTTTGGAGTAGGTAAAACTAGCCTAATCCGCCGTTTTGTAGATCGTCAATTCAGCGATCAATATCTTTCTACAGTGGGAGTGAAAATCTCCCGTAAAAACATTGAATTGTTGGGGGTAAAACAGCAGGCAAAACAGGACGTACAACTTTTGATTTGGGATTTAGAAGGTCATACAAAATTTAAAGCGATCGCACCCTCTTACCTCCAAGGATCTAGTGGTGCATTAGTTGTTGCTGATGTTAGCCGCCCCGAAACCATTGAAAGGTTAATCGAACATATTCAGCTTTTTACTTCCGTCAATCCCAAAGCTGCGATCGTCATCGCTTTAAATAAATTAGACTTGGTTGATGAAGAAAAATTAGCTAAAATGGTAGAAATTGCTGAGGCCACCGCTCCAGAGCGAGTATTGGCAACCTATACAACTTCCGCAAAGACAGGCAAAGACGTTGATGATATTTTTCACAAACTAGCTTACAAAATGGTAGAACCTGCATGA
- a CDS encoding PAS domain-containing sensor histidine kinase produces MNHLLNKLLGPRQMEYLAINQQFTILEKSFGVERFADRPWELKIGADVRLAFPEVIGVEDVLISVLLGQKINFELKGIARFVDNSQPLYFDIYAFENREEDHIENRLIILFEDVTEKMVAKQVLIQRANEANLLLSALAASKDYIDKIIKSMGDALLVTTTAGTIKTVNQSAQFLFGYSEGELIGESISLITDEDKLLSQARHRYILCQGELSNFDIKLLCRKKTKQEIWVEFSCSAIQTEIQGLHDFVYIGRDITERNREEIEIRTALAKEKELREIKSRFFSMIAHEFANPLNTVLMSTEILKEHQLETTEAEKIQYLTHIKTASKHMIELLNDVRFISSAELGKIEFNPVPIDLTKFCSDLVEEIKIAAGRNHIIQFVPTQKSAQNPGEDGQQAEILPLLDAKMMRQILSNLLLNAIKYSPQGSTVYFEFEQSFLEAVFTIKDEGIGIPIADQEQLFESFYRAHNVGKISGTGLGLAIVKECVNLHGGSIIFSSEVGAGTTFRVAIPLKGNSQIEKSDREKAEGIRYKR; encoded by the coding sequence ATGAATCATCTTTTAAATAAACTACTTGGCCCCCGCCAAATGGAGTATTTAGCAATTAATCAACAGTTCACCATTCTAGAAAAATCTTTTGGAGTAGAACGCTTTGCCGATCGTCCCTGGGAGTTGAAAATAGGTGCAGATGTTCGTCTTGCCTTTCCCGAAGTAATAGGAGTTGAAGATGTTCTAATCTCCGTCCTTTTAGGGCAGAAAATTAATTTTGAGTTAAAAGGGATTGCGCGATTTGTAGATAACAGTCAGCCTTTATATTTTGATATTTATGCCTTTGAAAATCGGGAGGAAGACCATATTGAAAATAGATTAATTATTCTGTTTGAAGATGTAACAGAAAAGATGGTTGCCAAACAAGTCTTAATCCAGAGAGCCAACGAAGCTAATCTTTTATTAAGTGCATTAGCAGCTTCCAAGGATTATATAGATAAAATCATCAAGTCAATGGGTGATGCTTTGTTAGTAACCACAACAGCCGGAACTATCAAAACAGTTAATCAATCTGCACAATTTTTGTTTGGTTATAGTGAAGGTGAATTGATTGGCGAGTCGATTTCGCTGATTACAGATGAAGATAAATTGTTATCTCAGGCTCGTCACCGTTATATTTTATGTCAAGGGGAACTATCGAATTTTGATATAAAACTACTTTGTCGTAAGAAAACCAAACAGGAAATCTGGGTAGAGTTTTCCTGTTCAGCTATTCAGACAGAAATACAGGGATTACACGATTTTGTCTATATTGGTCGCGACATCACAGAACGCAACCGAGAAGAAATTGAAATTCGTACCGCTTTGGCAAAAGAAAAAGAACTTAGAGAGATAAAATCTAGATTCTTTTCAATGATTGCTCACGAATTTGCTAATCCTTTGAATACAGTTTTAATGTCTACTGAAATACTTAAGGAACACCAATTAGAAACAACAGAAGCAGAAAAAATCCAATATCTCACTCATATTAAAACCGCCTCTAAACACATGATTGAACTGTTAAATGACGTGCGGTTTATCAGCAGTGCAGAGTTAGGAAAAATAGAGTTTAATCCTGTACCCATCGATTTGACAAAATTTTGCTCAGATCTAGTAGAAGAAATAAAAATTGCTGCGGGTAGGAACCACATAATTCAATTTGTACCCACTCAAAAATCCGCACAAAATCCCGGTGAAGATGGTCAACAGGCGGAAATTTTACCATTGTTAGATGCGAAGATGATGCGGCAAATACTTAGTAATTTGCTGCTAAATGCGATCAAATATTCTCCTCAAGGTAGCACTGTTTACTTTGAATTTGAGCAAAGCTTTCTAGAGGCTGTTTTTACAATAAAAGATGAAGGAATTGGGATTCCGATTGCCGACCAAGAACAACTATTTGAATCGTTTTATAGAGCGCACAATGTGGGTAAAATATCGGGTACGGGACTAGGCTTAGCCATTGTCAAAGAGTGCGTTAACTTGCACGGCGGTAGCATCATTTTTAGCAGTGAAGTTGGCGCGGGTACTACCTTCAGAGTTGCAATTCCTTTAAAGGGCAATAGCCAGATAGAGAAATCAGATAGAGAGAAAGCAGAAGGCATTCGCTACAAGAGATAA
- a CDS encoding adenylate/guanylate cyclase domain-containing protein, with product MKSIFKKLLAPHHLEYLAVDRELTIVETSSNVQRFAESGNITSGNDVRTGFPELIGTEEILADILVGNLPSFELKAITRVLDNNSILYFDLYIVQYQEEKNFDILIIFFEDVTDRMTLEQTLVQATNEMNLLLSALAGAKDYIDKIITSMAEALLVTTPSGRIKKVNHAAQILFGYTETELVGQSIEMVITDKELFHKINHYSALSQANAEVVCTTKKGGKLTVAFSCSAIQGDIDRVYEGNALAQDLVYIGRDITEHQRNQQRQLVQHFTTLVLSESPTLQQAVEEILAVICDTLGWDTGELWMSEEGERLISKANRNFSISDPSLLRCVQSWVQASIEIPEFRAITEQITFAPGVGLPGRVWASGSSHWISDVVEDNDFLRKEIAAKEGLHGAFSFPILGDYEEIISAKAVLGVMTFFSRFPQQLDEDLLQIMAAIGSQFGQFIKRKQAEEALRESEEKMRDLFENATDLIQSVAADGHFLYVNRSWLETLGYREEEITNMTVYDIIHPDCKEHCMGMFERVMSGEKIEQVQAEFMTKDGQKISVEGSVNCKFVDSKPIATRAIFRDITERLKTEEALHLQQGQTERLLLNILPEPIANRLKQHEGIIADDFAEVTVLFADIVGFTPLSASMSPIALVDLLNQIFSAFDHLCERHGLEKIKTIGDAYMVVGGLPTQRSDHAETIAQMAIDMQVEIALFNAKNNKDFSIRIGIHSGPVVAGVIGIKKFIYDLWGDTVNLASRMESHGLAGQIQVSDVTYELLKDKFLLQKRSPIQIKGKGEMTTYFLLGKNLSR from the coding sequence ATGAAGAGCATTTTTAAAAAACTCTTAGCTCCTCACCACCTAGAATACCTAGCAGTGGATCGGGAATTAACGATTGTAGAGACATCCTCCAACGTGCAGCGATTTGCTGAATCTGGAAATATTACATCGGGAAATGATGTTCGCACTGGTTTTCCTGAACTTATAGGAACTGAGGAAATTTTAGCGGACATTTTAGTAGGAAATTTACCTAGTTTTGAGCTGAAAGCAATTACGCGGGTGTTAGACAATAATTCTATTCTCTATTTCGATCTCTACATTGTCCAGTACCAAGAAGAAAAAAATTTTGATATCCTGATTATTTTTTTTGAAGATGTAACAGACAGGATGACTCTGGAACAGACATTAGTCCAGGCTACTAATGAAATGAATCTTTTATTGAGTGCCTTAGCTGGTGCCAAAGATTATATTGATAAAATTATCACTTCAATGGCAGAGGCATTGTTAGTAACAACGCCATCGGGTAGAATAAAAAAAGTTAATCATGCAGCTCAAATTTTGTTCGGATATACTGAAACCGAATTAGTGGGCCAGTCGATTGAGATGGTAATTACTGACAAAGAATTATTTCATAAAATCAATCATTATTCGGCTTTATCTCAAGCTAATGCTGAAGTAGTTTGCACAACTAAAAAGGGAGGAAAATTAACTGTTGCTTTTTCCTGTTCAGCTATTCAAGGTGATATCGATCGGGTTTATGAAGGCAACGCCTTGGCACAAGATTTAGTTTATATCGGTCGGGATATTACCGAACACCAGCGCAATCAACAACGCCAATTAGTGCAACATTTTACTACCCTAGTATTATCAGAATCGCCCACTCTTCAACAGGCAGTCGAAGAAATATTAGCAGTAATTTGCGATACTTTGGGATGGGATACAGGGGAACTTTGGATGTCAGAAGAAGGCGAAAGATTAATCTCAAAAGCGAACAGAAACTTTTCAATTTCCGACCCTAGTTTACTCAGATGCGTTCAAAGTTGGGTACAAGCATCAATAGAAATTCCAGAATTTAGAGCTATTACCGAACAGATTACTTTTGCGCCTGGAGTTGGTTTGCCTGGTCGGGTTTGGGCTAGCGGTTCCTCCCATTGGATTTCTGATGTAGTTGAAGATAATGACTTTTTGCGAAAAGAAATTGCTGCTAAGGAAGGACTACATGGAGCTTTTAGCTTCCCAATTCTGGGCGATTATGAAGAAATCATCTCAGCAAAAGCTGTTCTGGGAGTTATGACTTTTTTCAGCCGCTTTCCGCAGCAGCTAGATGAAGATTTGCTTCAGATAATGGCCGCAATTGGCAGCCAATTCGGTCAGTTTATTAAGCGCAAGCAAGCAGAGGAAGCGCTGCGGGAAAGTGAAGAAAAAATGCGAGATTTGTTTGAAAATGCTACGGATTTGATTCAAAGTGTGGCTGCGGACGGTCATTTTTTATATGTCAATCGCTCTTGGTTAGAAACTCTAGGTTACAGAGAAGAAGAAATTACTAACATGACGGTATATGATATTATTCATCCCGACTGTAAAGAACATTGTATGGGGATGTTCGAGCGGGTGATGTCAGGAGAAAAAATCGAACAAGTTCAAGCAGAATTTATGACCAAAGACGGTCAAAAAATTTCTGTGGAAGGCAGTGTAAACTGTAAATTTGTTGATAGTAAACCTATTGCCACTCGCGCTATTTTTCGAGACATTACTGAGCGCCTGAAAACAGAAGAAGCACTGCACCTCCAGCAGGGACAAACTGAACGTCTATTACTGAATATTTTGCCAGAACCAATTGCCAATCGTCTCAAACAACACGAAGGCATTATTGCTGATGACTTTGCTGAAGTTACAGTTTTATTTGCAGATATTGTGGGCTTTACGCCGCTTTCTGCTTCAATGAGTCCGATTGCTTTAGTAGATTTACTCAACCAAATTTTCTCTGCTTTTGACCACCTGTGCGAACGACACGGTTTAGAAAAAATTAAGACGATTGGTGATGCTTATATGGTAGTAGGAGGTTTGCCTACGCAGAGATCCGATCATGCTGAGACGATCGCGCAAATGGCTATTGATATGCAGGTAGAAATTGCTTTATTCAACGCGAAAAATAACAAGGATTTCAGTATCCGTATCGGCATTCATAGTGGCCCGGTGGTGGCGGGAGTGATTGGCATTAAAAAGTTTATTTATGATTTATGGGGTGATACTGTAAACCTAGCATCGCGGATGGAATCGCATGGTTTGGCTGGTCAAATTCAAGTGAGCGATGTTACTTATGAGTTATTGAAAGATAAATTTTTGTTGCAGAAACGCAGCCCTATTCAAATTAAAGGTAAAGGGGAAATGACTACTTATTTTTTGCTGGGCAAAAATCTTAGTAGGTAA
- a CDS encoding M16 family metallopeptidase: MAIQGDRMKSKSGIKKQAKLFLFSFSFVVFALIFFNFSSAFAVAAKHYDELTFPPLPEIQLPKYTRFELKNGMRVYLMEDHELPLVGGTALVRTGDRFEPEDKLGLASLTGNVMRTGGTRQHPPDELNQLLEQRAAAVETGIGLSAGNAGFSALSEDLETVFGLFAEVIREPAFAQDKLDLAKNQEQGAIARRNDDPEGIAGREFQKLIYGDRSPYARTVEYETLNNISREDLVSFYQQYFHPQNIILGIAGDFDTAKMRSLIEQKFGDWQSPKASRQLPLPPVSQASQGGLFFVNQPQLSQSYIEMGHLGGTFSSPDYAALDVMNGVLNGFGGRLFNNVRSRQGLAYTVYAAWSPRFDYPGIFIAGGQTRSEATVPFIQAILTEIERIRTEKITPEELAFAKDSTLNSFIFNFEDPSQTLSRLMRYEYYNYPSDFIFRYRRQVESTTIADVQRVANTYLKPENIVTLVVGNTDAIKPPLTSLGNSVKVESIDITIPAKS, encoded by the coding sequence ATGGCAATTCAGGGAGATCGGATGAAGAGCAAAAGTGGAATTAAAAAACAGGCAAAGTTATTTCTTTTTAGCTTTAGCTTTGTAGTGTTTGCACTGATATTTTTTAATTTTTCCTCTGCTTTTGCAGTAGCAGCAAAACACTATGACGAGTTAACTTTCCCACCGCTACCAGAGATTCAGTTGCCGAAATACACTCGATTTGAACTTAAAAATGGAATGCGGGTCTATTTAATGGAAGACCACGAATTACCGCTGGTGGGGGGAACAGCCTTAGTTCGTACTGGCGATCGCTTTGAACCAGAAGATAAATTAGGACTGGCAAGTTTGACCGGAAATGTAATGCGGACTGGAGGCACTCGCCAGCATCCGCCTGATGAACTCAATCAGTTATTAGAACAGCGTGCGGCAGCGGTAGAAACGGGTATTGGTCTTAGTGCTGGTAACGCAGGTTTTAGTGCTTTGAGTGAAGATTTAGAGACGGTTTTTGGGCTATTTGCTGAGGTGATTCGGGAGCCTGCTTTTGCTCAGGATAAACTGGATTTAGCAAAGAATCAAGAGCAAGGCGCGATCGCGCGGCGGAATGACGATCCAGAGGGTATTGCGGGCCGAGAATTTCAAAAACTGATTTATGGCGATCGCAGTCCTTACGCTCGTACTGTCGAGTATGAAACGCTCAATAATATTTCCCGCGAGGATTTGGTGAGTTTTTATCAGCAGTATTTCCACCCTCAGAATATAATTTTGGGCATTGCGGGGGATTTTGACACCGCGAAAATGCGATCGCTCATTGAGCAGAAATTTGGCGATTGGCAATCCCCAAAGGCAAGTCGCCAATTACCTTTACCTCCCGTATCTCAAGCTAGCCAAGGCGGTTTATTTTTTGTAAATCAGCCACAATTAAGCCAAAGTTACATAGAAATGGGTCACTTGGGAGGTACTTTTAGCAGTCCTGATTATGCGGCCCTAGATGTAATGAATGGCGTGCTTAATGGTTTTGGAGGCCGTTTGTTTAATAATGTGCGATCGCGCCAAGGACTAGCCTACACCGTCTACGCTGCTTGGAGTCCGAGATTTGACTATCCGGGAATATTTATCGCTGGCGGACAGACGCGATCGGAAGCAACAGTACCCTTTATTCAAGCTATTCTGACTGAAATTGAGCGGATTCGTACTGAAAAAATTACCCCAGAAGAATTAGCTTTTGCCAAAGATTCAACTCTCAATTCTTTTATCTTCAATTTTGAAGATCCCAGTCAAACCTTATCGCGATTAATGCGATATGAATACTACAATTATCCCTCCGATTTCATCTTTCGCTATCGCCGTCAAGTTGAATCAACAACTATTGCTGACGTGCAGCGCGTGGCAAACACCTATTTGAAACCGGAGAACATAGTAACCTTAGTAGTCGGCAATACTGATGCGATTAAGCCACCTCTAACCAGTCTCGGAAATTCAGTTAAGGTGGAATCGATTGATATCACAATTCCCGCTAAAAGTTGA
- a CDS encoding M16 family metallopeptidase, with product MPPAIAIARENPTNPSLTNAGQGQVSSIQPYLDRVIQQVTEFRLENGMKFIVLERPRAPVVSFLIYADVGGANEPDGKTGVAHYLEHLAFKGTPKIGTKDYKSEKPLLEKQDKIFDQIQAAKASGKTEEIAKLKAEFDKIEAEASAYVKQNELGKIVEQAGGVGLNATTSTDATSYFYSLPSNKLELWMSLESERFLEPVFREFYKEKQVILEERRLRSENSPVGKMIEAFANKAFSTHPYRRPVIGYSEDISNLKRSDVQEFFDAYYIPSKLTVAVVGDVQAANVKRLAEVYFGRYKAKPAPPELTIVEPAQTEPREVTVQLQSQPWYLEGYHRPAMNHPDHVIYEAIASLLSSGRTSRLYKSLVEKQQLALVAEGFSGYPGEKYANLMLFYAMTAPGHTVDEVATALRTEIERLQSEPVSDVELARVKTKARATLLRSLDSNQGMAFALVNYEVKTGSWRNLFKELDAIAAITTADIQRVAKETFRPENRTVGRLLPN from the coding sequence ATGCCACCAGCGATCGCGATCGCCCGCGAAAACCCCACTAACCCATCCTTAACAAACGCGGGACAAGGGCAGGTATCCTCAATTCAACCCTATCTCGATCGCGTCATTCAGCAGGTGACAGAATTTCGCCTCGAAAATGGCATGAAATTTATTGTGCTAGAAAGGCCCAGAGCCCCTGTAGTTTCCTTTCTGATTTACGCTGACGTAGGCGGGGCAAATGAGCCTGATGGCAAAACAGGTGTTGCTCACTATCTAGAACATTTAGCATTCAAAGGAACTCCCAAAATTGGGACAAAGGACTATAAATCTGAAAAACCCCTACTAGAAAAACAGGATAAAATTTTTGACCAAATCCAAGCAGCTAAAGCTAGCGGTAAGACAGAAGAAATTGCCAAATTAAAGGCAGAATTTGACAAGATTGAAGCCGAAGCATCGGCATACGTTAAGCAGAATGAACTGGGTAAAATTGTGGAACAGGCAGGAGGTGTGGGACTAAATGCTACAACTTCTACGGATGCAACTTCCTACTTTTATAGTCTGCCCTCAAATAAGCTAGAACTGTGGATGTCTCTGGAGTCGGAGCGGTTTCTAGAACCAGTTTTTAGAGAATTTTATAAGGAAAAACAGGTAATTTTAGAAGAGCGCAGATTGCGAAGCGAAAATTCCCCTGTGGGTAAGATGATTGAGGCATTTGCAAATAAAGCTTTTTCTACTCATCCCTATCGCCGCCCAGTGATTGGCTACAGTGAAGATATTAGCAATTTAAAAAGGAGTGATGTTCAAGAATTTTTCGATGCTTACTACATCCCTAGTAAGTTAACAGTGGCAGTGGTGGGAGATGTTCAGGCCGCGAATGTGAAGCGACTAGCAGAGGTTTATTTCGGTCGCTACAAGGCTAAGCCAGCCCCTCCAGAATTGACAATTGTGGAGCCGGCACAGACGGAACCAAGGGAAGTTACAGTACAGTTGCAATCTCAACCTTGGTATTTGGAAGGATATCACCGACCGGCGATGAATCATCCCGATCATGTTATTTATGAAGCGATCGCCAGTTTGCTCAGCAGTGGCCGCACTTCTCGCCTCTACAAGTCTTTGGTAGAAAAACAACAATTAGCGCTAGTTGCTGAGGGTTTCAGCGGCTATCCAGGGGAAAAGTATGCCAATTTGATGCTTTTTTATGCGATGACGGCTCCTGGCCATACTGTTGATGAAGTGGCAACGGCTCTGCGGACTGAGATTGAGCGGTTGCAATCTGAACCTGTTTCTGATGTGGAGTTGGCGCGGGTGAAAACTAAAGCACGAGCGACTTTGTTGCGATCGCTCGATTCTAACCAGGGTATGGCTTTTGCGCTGGTTAATTATGAAGTGAAAACGGGTTCATGGCGCAATTTGTTTAAGGAGTTAGATGCGATCGCTGCTATTACAACGGCCGATATTCAGCGCGTCGCTAAAGAAACTTTCCGCCCAGAAAATCGCACAGTAGGGCGATTATTGCCTAATTGA